TCACAGAAACATCTTATAAAAAAAACCTCGTACATATTGTAAATTCAATATGCACAAGGTTTTCACCAAGCCGTATCGTTAAAAATTTAATAAGCTTCTCAAAGTATTAATATATTACAATAGTGTAACAATCCTGTCACTTATTTGCGGTATTTTCCTTTTTAATCCTCTGAAAAGTATAAAATTATTCCATTTCTTCAATCGTGATTTTTTTCATAGCCTGTTTTTCCATTGGCTTGTCTGAAATGTCTCTTTTTGTATGCACGATTTTATCCGCAGCATCCAATCCTTCTGTGATTTTCCCGAAAGCAGCATACTGTCCATCCAAATGAGGTGCATCCTCGACCATGATAAAAAACTGGGATCCTGCTGAATCCGGATCCATAGCCCGTGCCATAGACAAAACGCCCTTTGTGTGTTTTAAATTGTTTTCAAAACCATTCGCCGCGAATTCTCCTTTAATCGTATGACCCGGACCGCCCATACCCGTGCCGGTAGGATCTCCGCCCTGAATCATAAAGCCCGGAATGACTCTGTGAAAAATAAGCCCGTCATAGAATCCATCCTTTGCCAGAGTCTCAAAGTTCTTTACGGTCTCCGGTGCGATTTCAGGATATAGCTCTCCTTTCATGATATCTCCGTTTTCCATTTCAATCGTGACAATTTTTTTCATACATTTTTCTCCTACTACAATATATTTATGGTCATAGCACTGACCGTCGGTCAGGTCTTTATCCATCTTTTGTTATCTTAACTTAAAGCTGTCATATGTTTTATCTCTCTTTTTTAAAACCGACAGCACTTCACTTTCCAAATGTCCTTCAAACTTTTCCAGTCCGAAAAAATAATCGGTAAAGTCCCAAATCTCTTCCCTCAGATAATCCGGGTACACATTTTCTAAATTCTTAAGCTCTTCTCTGGAAATAAACCTTACTTCCTTCATCACCTGTTCCTGACCGAAAAGTTCGGGATCATATCCAAGCTCCAGATTTCCGCCGCATCTTTTTGCAAGGAAAAAGTTTACGAACCGTTGTCCCCGGTTTTCCGAAACCTCTTCTACATGCCAGACCATTTTTTCGATGGTCACATCCAGACCGGTCTCTTCTTTCACTTCCCGTGCTGCTGCCTGCCGTGCATCCTCGTAATCCTCGATAGCACCTCCCGGCAGCATCCAGATATCTTTGTTTTCATGATGCTGTCTGACCATTAAGATCCTTTTATCCTCATCAAATATAATTACTCGTACTCCACCGGTCCACATAACTGTACTCCTATCCTTGCTTCGCAACCTTTTTTAGATGTAGATCAAACTTCATGGATATTAATCTGGTAGCAAGCGTCACACCAAAAGAAACATATACCGCCGCAAATTTTCCGAAATACGGATATACCGCCATAAAAATTACCGCTCCGAAAATAGAGGCTACCGCATATACTTCCTGCCTGAAAACATATGGAATGTCTCCGCATATTACATCTCTTATAGCACCACCGCCTGTTCCGGTCAAAACAGCTAATGTTATGACCACAAGGGGCATATACACCTCGTTCATCAATGCTGCTTCCGCACCGATAGCCGTAAAGGCTGCCAGACCGATCGCATCGCAAAACATGACTACGTTTTGATATTGAACAATCTTGTTATAACCTGTAATAACAATGACCGTTGTAATCAGGCTGATAATAACATAAAGGGGATTCACCAGAGAAACAGGCGGAACGTTGATTATCACATCCCGGACGATTCCGCCTCCGACTGCCGTTACGATGGCAAAAATGGATATGCCGTAATAATCCAGCTCTCTGTCAATGGCTGTCAGTGCCCCTGCCGCTGCAAAAGCTACAGTTCCTATTAGTTCCATCAGAGAAAGGAATTCCATTCCTTACTTCTCCTCCTCAACGGTCCGGATGGCCCTGGCGATGGCCTCTGCTGCAGAAATCTCTTCTTTTTCCGTTTCACTTCTTCGCTTATATTCAATCTGTCCGCTGGCAGCCCCGCGGCCTACCGTGATTCGGATCGGGATCCCAAGTAAATCCGCATCCTTGAACTTTACGCCGGGTCTTTCCTTTCTGTCGTCAAGAAGCACTTCGATACCGGCTTTTAAAAGCTTTTGATACATATCGTCAGCCACCTTGGACTGTACTTCATCCTCCGGATTGACCAGCGTAATGATCACATGATATGGGGCAACGGACATAGGCCAAATAATACCGTTCTCATCGTGATGCTGCTCTACAATGGCAGCCAGCGTTCTTGTCACACCAATACCATAGCATCCCATAACAATCAGCTGATCTTTTTGATTTTCATCTTTATAATATGCCCCCATAGATTCGCTGTATTTTGTTCCCAGCTTGAATACCTGCCCGACTTCAATTCCTCTGGCATGTTTCACAGGTGCTCCGCATACTGGACACGGATCTCCAACCTTCAGCAGCTTAATGTCCGCAACGATATCCGCGTTATAATCTCTGCCGTAATTGACATTTTTCATATGGTAATCCGCTTTGCAGGCACCGGCACAAAGGTTCCTAAGGCCGGGTATCTCACTGTCTACTACGATCTTACAGTCGTGCAGACCTACAGGACCTGTAAATCCTCCTACGCACCCGGTTACTGCCGCCATTTTAGCTTCATCTGCAAATTCAATGGCATGCTCCGGAATATTCAGGGCATTTACCAGCTTAGTCCTGTTCAATTCTCTGTCGCCTCGTATAAAAGCTGCCACATAGCCCTTTTCTTTTCCATCGTCATCATAGGTCACAAAAAGTAAGGCTTTCAGGGTCTGGGTCTTATCCAGCTTTAAGAAATCAGCGACCTCTTCAATGGTCTTGGTTCCCGGAGTATGAACTTCCTCCAAAGGCAGTTCCTTTTCATTTGACGCCGGAGCATCTACGCATGCTGCTTTTTCTGTGGTCGCCGCCATATTACATTTTTCACAGTATGCGATCTCACTTTCTCCAACCTCTGATAATGCTGTAAATTCATGAGAATTGCTCCCCCCTATGGCTCCGGTGTCTGCTTCCACCGGTCTGAAATTTAATCCGCACCTGGTGAAGACCTTTTCATAGGCATCATACATATCGTCATAGCTCTTATCCAGATCCTTAAACGTTCTGTCGAAAGAGTACGCATCCTTCATAACGAATTCTCTGCTTCTCATTAATCCGAATCTCGGTCTGGCTTCGTCTCTGTACTTCGTCTGAATTTGATACAAATTTAACGGCAGCTGCCTGTAAGAATTTACGTCACTCCTTACAATATCTGTAAAAATCTCTTCGTGAGTCGGCCCCAGGCAAAATTCTCTGCCGTTTCTGTCTTTCAATCTCCAAAGCTCCGGCCCATATTTGAACCATCGGCCGGATTCCATCCAAAGTTCCGCAGGCTGTACCGCAGACATGTGTATTTCCTGTGCGCCCTTGGCATCCATTTCCTGTCTGACAATCTCCTCGATTTTTCTTACGGAACGCCAGCCGAGAGGCATAAATCCATATACTCCCGATACCAGCTTTCGAATCATCCCTGTTCTTAAAAGTAAAATGTGGCTGGCAATTTCAGCTTCATTTGGCACTTCTCTTAAAGTCTTCAAATGCATGTTCGATAATTTCATTTTCTATAAGATCTCCTTCAAATTTTATTCAATATGCATACAGCTTCTGAAGCAATACCTTCTTTTCGTCCGGTAAAGCCCAGCCTCTCTGTTGTCGTCGCTTTTATATTCACTTTATTATGACTTATTTTTAAAGTTTCAGCAATATTTATTTTCATATCCTCTATAAAAGGCATCAGCTTAGGCTCCTGTGCTATGATGGTCGCATCGATATTGCCTATGCAATATCCACTTGCTTCCAAGAGCTGTAAGACTTGTTCCAACAGCTTCATGCTTGAAATGCCTCTATATCTTTCATCCGTATCCGGGAAATGTTTTCCTATATCACCCAGTGCCGCTGCCCCCAGCAGGGCGTCCATAACCGCATGCACTAAAACATCCGCATCGGAATGTCCGGCCAGACCCAACTCAAAGGGAATGTCCACTCCTCCCAAAATTAAGCGTCTCTCCTTATCAAATCGATGTACGTCATATCCAGTGCCCACTCTGTATTCCATCGGCATATCCTCTTTCGTTGTAATCTTAATATTGGTATAGTCTCCATCCACCAGACATATGGGAAATCCGGCCCGTTCAACCAATACGGCATCATCCGTGCCGTAAAATTTCTCAGAAAAAGCCTGACTGTACGCTTTTACAATCCATTCTCTCTGAAAGCCCTGGGGAGTCTGTATGCTTTTTAGCTGATTCCTGGGTAAGGTACAGGACAGCCGGCCGCTTTCATTCACCATCTTTATGGTATCCTTTACAGGAACAGCGGCTACGGCCGCACCTTCTTCCACTGTCTTTTCAATGACAGCATTAATAATCTCCTGCGTCACGAAAGGTCTGGCTGCGTCATGCACCAGCACACAACCGATATCCTCAGGAAGAAGCTTTAGTCCATTATATACAGAATCCTGCCGTTCGGCTCCCCCTTCGGCCACTCCTTGAAATTTTTCTATGCCTTTCAAGAGTTCTTGGGTCTTCTCTGCAAATTCTTTTGCCGTAACGACAAAAAAGCCGTCAACATACTGATTCCGGCTAAAAGCTAGAGCAGTCTTAACAAGCACAGGCTTCCCTTCTATTTCTAAAAATTGTTTTGGAATACCGCTGCCCATCCGTTTTCCAAATCCGGCAGCGGCTATTATTACAGCTATCTTTTGATTTTTATACATATATATCTTATCTCTTTGGTTTTGCAAAGATCATACGTCCCGCGGACGTTTGCAGTACGCTTGTTACAGTAACCGTTATATTCTGTCCGATATATCTTCTTCCGTCTTCAACAACAATCATCGTTCCGTCATCCAGATAAGCGACTGCCTGATTGCTTTCTTTTCCTTCCTTTACCATGAAAAGCTTCATATCTTCCCCGGGAAGCACTACCGGCTTCAACGTGTTGGCCAGTTCATTAATATTCAGGACCTTTACTCCCTTTATCCCCGCCACCTTGTTCAGATTAAAGTCATTTGTAACAACCTTGCCATTCATGATCTGTGCAAGCTTCAAAAGCTTGACATCCACTTCGGGAATTTCATCCAGAGATTTTTCTGAGGCGGTATTGTAAATATCAATACCATATTCCTCCTGAATCTTATTTAAAATATCCAGGCCTCTGCGACCTCTGTTTCTTTTCAGTCCATCTGATGAATCTGCAATATGCTGCAGCTCCAGCAATACAAACTCCGGAATCACAATATTTCCTTCAATGAATCCCGTTTTCATGATGTCAGCAATTCTTCCGTCAATGATTACGCTTGTATCCAGAATCTTCGGAGTGGCATCCGCCAGCTTACTTTTAGATTTGGAGGATTGTCCTCCTTTGCTCCTTGCCAGCCACGCCCCAGTTATATCCTTGAACCGCTTGGTCGCAATGATCACACCTAGATATCCCATGATGAGATACGTAACGATGCTTAAAATGGTACCGATATAAAAAAATTGGATGGTTGCATAAATCTGGCTCACTAAAAAAGCAATGACCAGACCGACGATCAATCCAAAAGTTCCTGATACAATTTCATTTGTAGAAACACCTTGCAGATCGGACTCAATTCCTTTTGCAACCTTGACGCTGTGCTTGCCGAGACTAGGGGCTGCTCTAAAAAATAAAATTCCAAAAATAATAGCAAAACATAGCGCAGTTACCGCTAACTGTGTTTCTGTGAATTTACTTTCCAAAGAAGTTCCTGATAAGCCATACATAAATTCACTTAATAAGAACACACCATATCCCACCATGGCACCAACGACAGTCAGAATGATCCGTATTAGTTTCTTCAACATCCTGTTTCACCCCCCTTCAAATCTGTTTTTCCCTCAAGAGAGCTTGAGGTTTTATAGCTCAAGATAGTATCGAATCCGGCGAAGATTAAATTGCCCTGTCAATAATATCGTTTGCTTCGTTTTGTCCGATATCCCTAACCAGAATAATTTCACTGAGCAAAATCTGCTTTGCATTGGTCAGCATCTTTTTCTCCCCTGTAGACAACTTTTTTTGTCTGTCCATGCGAACCAAGTTTCGGACGACTTCGGCGACTTCCATAACATCGCCTGTCTTTAATTTTTCCATATTTTCACGATACCTTCGGTTCCAGTTGCTTGGCATCTGGCTTGAATCATCTTTTAAGGCGGAAAGAACCCCCTTTAGCTCTTCCTCAGAAATAATTTCACGCACCCCAACGTCGTTGCTGTTCTCTACAGGAATCATTACTTTCATATCCCCGCAAGGCAACTTCAAGATGTAATATTTTCTTGTCTCGCCTAGAATTTTTTTCTCTTCTATTTTTTCTATGACTCCTGCGCCATGCATCGGATATACGACTTTATCTCCCACGGTATACATAAACAATCCCTCCAATATATACCTCTAGTATATATTATCGGCTCGGTCTATGTCAAGTATATGAATTTTTAATCTTATCACACCGTTTTTTTTTTGTCAATAATAAAATTGCTAATTCCTCTGCAAAAATTTACCTTACGCTTTATCCAATTCAAAGTAAAAGGTACTGCCTACTCCCTTTTCACTTTCTACGCCGTAACGGCCACCGTGCAAAAGGATAATTTCTTTGACGATGGACAGGCCGAGCCCTGTACTCTTTACCTCCCGGACGTGGTTGGTGCTGGCTTTATAATATCGCTCCCAGATCTGATCCAGCTCATCAGGAGCAATACCCATCCCATGATCGGAAACCTCACACCTTACCGCACCGCCTTCATCTAAGATCTTTACATGAACCTCTTTGTCTTCCCCGCAGTATTTGACGGCGTTGTTAAGCAAATTGGATATGACCCGCTTTATTTGATTTTCGTCCGCCTTGACAAGAACTTTCTCCTCCGGGCTCTCCAGAATGAATCGATACCCCTCCCGGCTTTCATAGATTCCCAGAGCGTTTACAATGCTTCGAGCCGCCTCAGAAAGATCAAATTCCCTTTTCTCCAAAGGAGTTACGTGCGTCTGCAGTCTGGAAAGATCCAGCATATCCGTAACCAGTAGGTTTAACCGATCTGCCTCTTCAATAATGACCTCCAAATGGGCATTTCTCTTTTCCGGATTATCTCCGGAAATATCCCGGATCATTTCCGCATAGGATTTGACCATGGTCAAAGGAGTTCTTAAATCGTGGGAAACATTGGCAATCAAATCCTTTCTAAGCGCATCCGTTTTCTTTAGTTCAACCGATGTCATATTTAGGGTATCTGCCAGCTGTATGATCTCGGTATAGTGACCGCCTGAAAAAGGAACGCCATACTCTCCCGCCGCCAGCCTTTCCGCAGATTTTGTGATGCTCCGTATTGGTTTTGAAATCCTGTTAGACAGATATAAGGATAGGCTGAAAGCAATTCCCAAGGAAATAATGGTCACATACATCAGTTGGTTCCTTAGGATTCCCACTGTGGAATCCACCGGGAACAAAGGAGAGAAAATATACAGAATAACTTTCTCATCCGGTGATTTTTTTAAAAAGCTTGCATAAGCTAAGGTTTTTTTATCTCCATGACCGGGATTTTTTTCCGGTATAATCACAGAAGCGCTCTCGCGGTTGTCCTGAAACAACATTTTTCGAACCGTGCTCATTTCGGGCAGATACATATAAATCGGCATCCTGCCCGACTCATTCCCCGGAGAAAACAAGATGGCGTCATCCGTTTCGATCTGGATATACATATCATTGGATACGGACAGGGATCTGATGGTGTCCACAAAGTCTTCCTTTCCATATTTCTCCGCAATGACGTTGGCCACTCTGTTGGTCTCCGTTATCTTCATTTCCTGATAATACGTATTTAAAAAGAAAATCTGCAAAAGCCATAAAAGAGATAGCAATAAAGCAGCAAACAGAACAAAATAAGCCCACAGCTTAAAGTTTATGCTATTCTTATCAAAATGTATTTTCGATAGCTTTATTTTCATTTCTACGCCTCAAATTTATATCCCACGCCTCGCAAAGTAACAATAAAATCTCTATATGGTCCCAGATTATTTCTTAAGTTTTTTATATGGGTATCGATGGTCCGATCATCACCGAAGAAATCATATCCCCAGATATCCGATAACAGCTTGTCTCTGGACAATGCCAGATTGCAATTTTTAGCCAAATAAAACAAAAGGTCATATTCCTTTGGGGTCAGTTCAATCTTTTCACCGTCTACAAGAACCGTCCTTGCAGGAATATTGATGGATAACCCTTTAAAATTAAGAACATCCTGTTCCTCCGGCTGTGCGGAAGCCTTCCTCGTCAGCACTGCATGGACTCTTGCCATCAGTTCCTTGGGACTGAATGGCTTAACTACATAATCGTCTACCCCCAATTCAAAGCCGAACAACTTGTCATACTCCTCCCCTCTGGCTGAAAGCATGATCACCGGTGTATCCTTAAACTTTCTAAGCTCCTTACAGGTGGAAAATCCATCCAGCTTCGGCATCATCACATCAAGAATAATTAAATCATATTCGTTTAATTTGCAAAGTCCTATTGCTTCCATTCCATCTGCAGCTTCATCCACCTCATAGTTGTTAAATTCAGCATATTCTCTTATGACTTCTCGGATTTTAACTTCGTCATCCACGACTAACAATTTACTCATCATGTACCTCTTTTATTATTTTTCATCTCCATCTGCTTTTATTATAAATATCTTAAAGGTTTAAAGTGATGGATTTGTGATAAAAATAAAGATATTCTATGTAATTTTATCACATATTCTAACAGAATTGTTCAAATTTTTTGTTGTTTATTTTTTGTCTGAATGTTAAAATAATTTTATTATTATTTGTTTTTTAAACTAATATTTTTAAGAAATGGGAGAAAAAAATGAAAACCGAATTAAAAGAGAAATATGGCCTCATTACTGCCATTGCAATGGTTGTAGGAATAGTCATAGGAAGCGGTGTCTTTTTTAAAGCAGAAAAGGTACTTAATGCCACTGGTGGCAACCTTCCTCTTGGTATTCTTGCCTGGGTGATCGGAGGCCTGATCATGATTGCCTGCGCATATACCTTTGCCGTTATGGCAACAAGATATCAATACGTAAATGGTATCGTGGATTATGCAGAGGCCACCATGGGCAGCACCTACGGATATTATGTAGGCTGGTTCATGGCACTCATTTATTACCCTACGCTTACCTCCGTGCTGGCCTGGGTATCTGCCAGATATACCTGCGTGTTGTTTGGCTTTGACATTGTGGGCGGTCCCTGTATGACCATGGCATGCTTTTTCCTGATTGCCAGCTATGCGCTGAATACCTTATCCCCTGTGCTTTCCGGTAAGTTTCAGGTGTCGACCACAGTTATCAAGTTAATTCCGTTATTTTTAATGGCCGTTATCGGAACCATCGTAGGGCTGAAAACCGGAATGACTGCACAGAATTTCACAAACGTGGTAACAGAGGTGAATCAGTCACATGCCCTGTTTACAGCAGTTGTTGCCACAGCCTTTGCCTATGAAGGCTGGATCGTTGCTACCAGCATTAATGCCGAATTAAAAGACTCTAAAAAGAACTTACCGATTGCTTTAGTCTGCGGAACCTTTATTATTATGGCCGTATACATTCTTTACTATGTAGGCCTTGCGGGAGCTGTTACCAATAAAGTCATGATGGCCGGAGGAGAAGCAGGAGCGAAGCTTGCATTTGAAACACTGTTTACGAATGTCGGCGGAACACTGATTTTTGTATTTGTCATTATTTCATGTCTGGGCACGTTGAACGGGCTAATGCTGGGCTGTTCCAGAGGGATTTATTCCATCGCCTCGAGAAATGAAGGACCTCATCCAGAGGTGTTCGGACAGGTGGATAAAGTGACCAACATGCCTACCAATTCTTCTGTTTTAGGCGTACTGTTATGTGCCGGCTGGCTGCTGTACTTTTATGGTGCAAACCTGGCAGACCCCAAATGGTTCGGATTTTTCTGCTTCGACTCATCGGAGCTTCCGATCGTATCTATTTACGCACTGTATGTTCCGATCTTCCTTATGATGATCAAAAAGGAAACCGATTTATCTGCATTTAAACGTTTCCTTATGCCGATACTGGCTATCATCGGATGCGTGTTTATGATCGTTGCTGCTTGTTTCTCCCACGGCATCGCCGTTGTTGCATACTTGATCGTATTTGCGATTATCATGCTTATCGGAGCCGTACTTAACAAAAAGAAATAGGCAGAATTGCTTTTAGTTT
This region of Aminipila luticellarii genomic DNA includes:
- a CDS encoding peptidylprolyl isomerase, coding for MKKIVTIEMENGDIMKGELYPEIAPETVKNFETLAKDGFYDGLIFHRVIPGFMIQGGDPTGTGMGGPGHTIKGEFAANGFENNLKHTKGVLSMARAMDPDSAGSQFFIMVEDAPHLDGQYAAFGKITEGLDAADKIVHTKRDISDKPMEKQAMKKITIEEME
- a CDS encoding NUDIX domain-containing protein; the protein is MWTGGVRVIIFDEDKRILMVRQHHENKDIWMLPGGAIEDYEDARQAAAREVKEETGLDVTIEKMVWHVEEVSENRGQRFVNFFLAKRCGGNLELGYDPELFGQEQVMKEVRFISREELKNLENVYPDYLREEIWDFTDYFFGLEKFEGHLESEVLSVLKKRDKTYDSFKLR
- a CDS encoding trimeric intracellular cation channel family protein, which gives rise to MEFLSLMELIGTVAFAAAGALTAIDRELDYYGISIFAIVTAVGGGIVRDVIINVPPVSLVNPLYVIISLITTVIVITGYNKIVQYQNVVMFCDAIGLAAFTAIGAEAALMNEVYMPLVVITLAVLTGTGGGAIRDVICGDIPYVFRQEVYAVASIFGAVIFMAVYPYFGKFAAVYVSFGVTLATRLISMKFDLHLKKVAKQG
- a CDS encoding proline--tRNA ligase, with the translated sequence MKLSNMHLKTLREVPNEAEIASHILLLRTGMIRKLVSGVYGFMPLGWRSVRKIEEIVRQEMDAKGAQEIHMSAVQPAELWMESGRWFKYGPELWRLKDRNGREFCLGPTHEEIFTDIVRSDVNSYRQLPLNLYQIQTKYRDEARPRFGLMRSREFVMKDAYSFDRTFKDLDKSYDDMYDAYEKVFTRCGLNFRPVEADTGAIGGSNSHEFTALSEVGESEIAYCEKCNMAATTEKAACVDAPASNEKELPLEEVHTPGTKTIEEVADFLKLDKTQTLKALLFVTYDDDGKEKGYVAAFIRGDRELNRTKLVNALNIPEHAIEFADEAKMAAVTGCVGGFTGPVGLHDCKIVVDSEIPGLRNLCAGACKADYHMKNVNYGRDYNADIVADIKLLKVGDPCPVCGAPVKHARGIEVGQVFKLGTKYSESMGAYYKDENQKDQLIVMGCYGIGVTRTLAAIVEQHHDENGIIWPMSVAPYHVIITLVNPEDEVQSKVADDMYQKLLKAGIEVLLDDRKERPGVKFKDADLLGIPIRITVGRGAASGQIEYKRRSETEKEEISAAEAIARAIRTVEEEK
- the ispF gene encoding 2-C-methyl-D-erythritol 2,4-cyclodiphosphate synthase; protein product: MPMEYRVGTGYDVHRFDKERRLILGGVDIPFELGLAGHSDADVLVHAVMDALLGAAALGDIGKHFPDTDERYRGISSMKLLEQVLQLLEASGYCIGNIDATIIAQEPKLMPFIEDMKINIAETLKISHNKVNIKATTTERLGFTGRKEGIASEAVCILNKI
- a CDS encoding PIN/TRAM domain-containing protein, with product MLKKLIRIILTVVGAMVGYGVFLLSEFMYGLSGTSLESKFTETQLAVTALCFAIIFGILFFRAAPSLGKHSVKVAKGIESDLQGVSTNEIVSGTFGLIVGLVIAFLVSQIYATIQFFYIGTILSIVTYLIMGYLGVIIATKRFKDITGAWLARSKGGQSSKSKSKLADATPKILDTSVIIDGRIADIMKTGFIEGNIVIPEFVLLELQHIADSSDGLKRNRGRRGLDILNKIQEEYGIDIYNTASEKSLDEIPEVDVKLLKLAQIMNGKVVTNDFNLNKVAGIKGVKVLNINELANTLKPVVLPGEDMKLFMVKEGKESNQAVAYLDDGTMIVVEDGRRYIGQNITVTVTSVLQTSAGRMIFAKPKR
- a CDS encoding CarD family transcriptional regulator, producing MYTVGDKVVYPMHGAGVIEKIEEKKILGETRKYYILKLPCGDMKVMIPVENSNDVGVREIISEEELKGVLSALKDDSSQMPSNWNRRYRENMEKLKTGDVMEVAEVVRNLVRMDRQKKLSTGEKKMLTNAKQILLSEIILVRDIGQNEANDIIDRAI
- a CDS encoding sensor histidine kinase; translated protein: MKIKLSKIHFDKNSINFKLWAYFVLFAALLLSLLWLLQIFFLNTYYQEMKITETNRVANVIAEKYGKEDFVDTIRSLSVSNDMYIQIETDDAILFSPGNESGRMPIYMYLPEMSTVRKMLFQDNRESASVIIPEKNPGHGDKKTLAYASFLKKSPDEKVILYIFSPLFPVDSTVGILRNQLMYVTIISLGIAFSLSLYLSNRISKPIRSITKSAERLAAGEYGVPFSGGHYTEIIQLADTLNMTSVELKKTDALRKDLIANVSHDLRTPLTMVKSYAEMIRDISGDNPEKRNAHLEVIIEEADRLNLLVTDMLDLSRLQTHVTPLEKREFDLSEAARSIVNALGIYESREGYRFILESPEEKVLVKADENQIKRVISNLLNNAVKYCGEDKEVHVKILDEGGAVRCEVSDHGMGIAPDELDQIWERYYKASTNHVREVKSTGLGLSIVKEIILLHGGRYGVESEKGVGSTFYFELDKA
- a CDS encoding response regulator transcription factor encodes the protein MSKLLVVDDEVKIREVIREYAEFNNYEVDEAADGMEAIGLCKLNEYDLIILDVMMPKLDGFSTCKELRKFKDTPVIMLSARGEEYDKLFGFELGVDDYVVKPFSPKELMARVHAVLTRKASAQPEEQDVLNFKGLSINIPARTVLVDGEKIELTPKEYDLLFYLAKNCNLALSRDKLLSDIWGYDFFGDDRTIDTHIKNLRNNLGPYRDFIVTLRGVGYKFEA
- a CDS encoding APC family permease → MKTELKEKYGLITAIAMVVGIVIGSGVFFKAEKVLNATGGNLPLGILAWVIGGLIMIACAYTFAVMATRYQYVNGIVDYAEATMGSTYGYYVGWFMALIYYPTLTSVLAWVSARYTCVLFGFDIVGGPCMTMACFFLIASYALNTLSPVLSGKFQVSTTVIKLIPLFLMAVIGTIVGLKTGMTAQNFTNVVTEVNQSHALFTAVVATAFAYEGWIVATSINAELKDSKKNLPIALVCGTFIIMAVYILYYVGLAGAVTNKVMMAGGEAGAKLAFETLFTNVGGTLIFVFVIISCLGTLNGLMLGCSRGIYSIASRNEGPHPEVFGQVDKVTNMPTNSSVLGVLLCAGWLLYFYGANLADPKWFGFFCFDSSELPIVSIYALYVPIFLMMIKKETDLSAFKRFLMPILAIIGCVFMIVAACFSHGIAVVAYLIVFAIIMLIGAVLNKKK